The DNA region ACGAACATATGTTCGCATACCGCGCGGTCTGGTGGGTGGGTTGGTCGATAACCCGAATCAGTGGGCCGGTTCGGTCAGGTCGTAGACCGCCATATCGCCGAAGTGGTGAGTGGCGGTGTAGTGGGCCGTCACCCAGTCGAAGATTTCCTTATTGCCCGCCGGGTGCCAGATGCCCTGAGGTGTATTCGGTTGGGCGGGGGTGGACGAGTCGGCGGGCTTGTCGACCCGCCAGGAATCCGGCAGTTTGACCTCGGGGATCAGGTAGTAGGTGATCTCGTGGTTGCGGACCATCGTTTGGAACTGCGGGAGGGTGGGGGCCGGGTCGGCTGAGGTGAAGCCGCCGATGGCGAGGACGGGTGTGCGGCTGGCCAATTCGAGGGCTGCAGCTGGGGAGGAACGGTCGATGGCTGCCGACCACTCGGTGTCGGTCTGCTCGAGCAAGGCCACCAGGTTGGGGTCTGTCTGGCCGCCCATCAGCATCGAGATCTGACGGCGGAACTGGTCGGCGGGGCCGGACGGCTTCGGGCGGGCCGGGCCCACGGTCGGGCTGCCGCCGGTGTGGGACTGCGGGAGGGTGGCGGCGGCGTAGGCGGTGGAACCGGCCAGGGATGCGAGGACGCCGGCAATCAGTAGGACGGTTGTGGCGCGATTCCGCTCGCGGTCCCAGCGGGTGGCCGGCGGGAGCGCCAAGACGAGCAGGCCCACGGCGGCGATCACAGTGGCCGCGAGAATGGTCCAGCGCAGCCACGGCTGCCAGTCGGAATTGCGTTGCAGCAGCACGAAACCCCAGATGCCCGCCGAAAGGATCAGGACCGCGCCACCGGCCCGGCCGAACGCTTCGGCGCGGCGGCGCCACACCTCGTGCGCGCCGATCGCGACGCAGCCGGCGATGGCGGGTGCGACGGCCAGCGTGTAGTACGCGTGCATGCCCGCCTTCATGCCGGAGAACAGCGCGCTGTCGATCACCAGCCACAAACCGAATACCAGCGCGGAACCACGGATCAGGTCGGTGCGCGGCCGACGGCCTCGCGACAGCAGGACCAGCACGAACGCGACCAAAGCCGCGGGCAGCAGCCAGGAGATCTCGAATCCGATCTCGCCGGTGAACATGCGGTCCGGACCGGAGCCGAATCCGCCGCCGCCGAAGCCGCCCTGCTTCAACGCCTCCGGAATCTGATAGCCCTCGGGCAGTTCGAAGGGGTTGTTGCTGCCGCCGCCCATATGGTTCTTGCCCAGGTAGCGGGCGAAACCGTTGTAGCCCAGCACCAGATCCATGAACGTGTTGTCCTTGGACCCGGCCAAATACGGGCGGGAATCGGCGGGCCACAGGATGGTGAGCAGCACGAACCAGCCGGAGGACACGATCAGCGCGCCCAGGGCGGCCAGCGAGTGCACGAGCCGGGTACGCAGGGTCGTCGGCGCGACGATCAAGTAGGCCAGGCCCAGTGCGGGCAACACCATCAGACCTTCGAGCATCTTGGCCAGGAACGCGAATCCCAAAGCGACACCGGCCAGCACGATCCATCGCAGGCTCGCCCGCGGCAACGCGCGCACGGTGCAGTAGGCGGCGGCGGTCATGAGTAGCACCATGACGGCGTCGGGGTTGTTGAACCGGAACATCAACGCCACCACGGGAGTCACCGCGAGTACGACGCCCGCCAACAGGCCCGCCCCGCGGCTAACCGTCGCGCGCACCACCGCGCCGTACACCAGCGCGACCGCGCCGACCGCCATGATTGCCTGCGGTGCAAGCATGCTCGCACTGCTGAATCCGAACAGCTGCCCGGACAGGCCCATCACCCACTGCGAGACCGGCGGCTTGTCGACGGTGATGAAGTTGCCCGGATCCAGCGACCCGAACAGCAACGCCTTCCAATCCCGCGACCCGGACCAGGCCGCCGCCGCGTAGAAGCTGTTGCCCATCGCATTGACGCTGATGTTCCACAGGTAGGCGGCCGCGGTGCCCAGGAGCAGCAGCGCCAGCGCGAGCCGCTCCCAGCGGCGGGCCGGGGACAGGCCGTCCGAAGTGTCGGTCGGCGGGGCGGTCGGTTCGGACGGGGCCAGCTCGGCAGTGGTCACGCTCACCGCGGGAGTGTGTCCGGCCAGCCGGTGAACACCCTGGCCCCGAGCTGGGAGCATCCTGTGAATCAAGATCTCCCTATGCTGGTCGCATGACCCCTCCGATGACGGCACTGGTGCGGATCGACCCTGACCTCGACGCGGTGACTACGATCGGACCCGAATCAGACCCCGCCGACGCCGGTCTCGCCGGCGCCGACATCGAGGCGATCTGGCGGTCCGTGCAGGACTGGTATCGGATGGGCACCACGCCCGCCATCCAGGTGTGCCTGCGCCACCGCGGCCACATCGTGCTGAACCGGGCCATCGGCTACGGCTGGGGCAACGCACCCAAGGACGCGCCCGACGCCGACAAGCGCCTCGTGACGCCCGATTCACCGTTCTGCGGATTCTCCACGGCCAAGGGCGTGGCGTCCGCGGTGATGTTCATGCTCATCGAACAGGGCGCGTTCGCCTTGGACGACCGCGTGTGCGATTACGTCCCCGAGTTCAGCAGCCACGGTAAGAACCGCATCACTATCGGCGACGTCATGTCTCATTCCGCGGGCGTCCCGTTCATCACCCCGCCCTATCGCGGCTCCGAACTCGTCCTCGACGAGGAGCTCGCCGTACGCGGCCTCGCCGATCTCGTTCCGAGCTGGCGGCCCAACCGTTTTCGCGTCTATCACGCCATGACCGGCGGCCTGATCCAGCGGTTGCTGGTTCAGCGAGCTACCGGCAAGGCCATGCGCGACCACTTGCGCGAACAGGTCCTCGAACCGCTCGGGTTCCGCTGGACCAACTTCGGAGTGCGGCCCGAGGATGTCGACAGTGTGGTTCCTAGCGTGCGCGTAGGCCCCGGACCGTCCAAGGTGTGGCGACACCTTGCGGGCCGCGCCCTGGGCGGGGGTTTGTCCGGCCCCACGGACGAGTCCGCCGCCCGCGCCTTCCTCACCGCGGAACTCCCCTCCGGCAACCTCGTCACCACCGCCGCCGAGCTGTCCCGCTTCTACGAGATCCTGGCCCGCGGCGGTGAGCTCGAGGGCGTGCGGATCATGCGACCCGACACCCTAGCGGAAGCCACTCGTCCGGCCCGGCGGCTCCCGGGTGTCGCGGGCCGTGTGTCGGTGGCAGGCTACGAATTGGGTGCGCGCCGTTCGAAATTCGGCGCCGACACCGCCTCCCACTTCGGTCGCAGTGGTCTGACCACCCAGTACGGCTGGGCCGATCCGGCGCGCAGCCTCTCGGGGGCGATCCTGACCAGCGGCAAGGCCCAAGCCGATATGGACCGGCCATCACGACTGGTCGCACAGATCTCGACGGCGGTGCGACCCGAACGCTAACTCAGGCTGCGTCGTGGTGAGCCATCCCGGTCAACGCGACCGTGTAGAAATCGGCGTCGTGTTGCACGCTGTACCGGGTCGGGAAATATCCCGTCTTCTGAAATGCCTGGGGCTGCTTGAGTTCCTGGGTGACACGAACCGTTGATCAGAATCTGCGTGAAGTGGAACTGACTCGGGTCCAGCGGCACGGTGCCATCCACCCAGTGCACACCCATCATCGGGAACGCCGAATCCGGAACCATCAGATAATCCTGCGGAACATACTGCGACGCCGGCACATTGGACGCGGCCTCGGATACCCGACGGCGGTCAGGTCGATCGCGTGCTGCGCGGCCATATCGGTCATGTAGAAGTGGAAGTCGAAATGCGGGACGCCGAACAAGTTCGTAGGAGCATGCCCCTGCGCATTCCAGTTCACGGTGACATGGTCGAGTCGGTTCCCGCGGCCTCTGAGGGCAACCGAAGATCGATCGTCAACGGCTGGTCCGGAGCCGGATCCACAGCCGGCAGACCGTCCAGAGCCCCCTTCGTGAGCCGAACCCCAATCTCAGTCGGATGACCATCACGGTCGACCGCCACATAGGTCCTGATAGTGCCATCCCCGAGCTGCTGCCCGGCCCCTCGAATGTCCCCGCCCGGTCCGTACTAGCGCTCGACCCTCTGCAGTGGTGTGCTGGCCGGGGAAACCGAAAATAGGCGCACTACGACCGCCCGCACCACGCGGACGTCCATCGACTTCGCGCCAAGGCGGCTGTACAAGCCAGCGTCAGGTGGCCTTGATAACGAGTAACCGCCCCACCCAGCAACCGCGTTATCGGCCCACGTTCACAGCAATCCATTCGCCGATTACGTCGACGTCGCCCGACTCCAATCCGACCCGGTGATCAACCGGATAAAGCAGAGCAGGCCCGGCGTGATTATCTGCAACCCACTCCCCATCCCCATCACCGATCTCATCATCGACCCAGATGAAGGGGCGACCGTCCGCCCGCGCAACCAGGGCCCGGGTCTTCCAGTGCAAGCCGAACCAAGAGTCGATGGGTTCATCATCGTCCTCCGGCCACTCCATGACCGGCAGAGTCGGCAATCCGAGAATGGGGCTCAGGTGCCTGTTGGCCTCATGCATCCAGGTTGTCGCCCACACCAATTCGCACCGAAGTCCCAATAGGAGGGACCCCAGCTGCGGATCGATTCGTCCCACCAGGGGGTTCGTCCCGCCCAGCACCGGGGATGGAGGCGACGTAAGCCCGTCCGAAGGGGACTCGCCGAACGGAATCAACGGACCATCGACATCGAGAAACAGCAGTGGCCGGAGTGTCCTATCCACCGGCCGCCACAGCCGCGCGGGCGGCGGCGAACCATTCCTGGGTGCCGACGAGTCCGGCGGCGATGTCTTTGCGGGCGCCGTTGAAGCCGTAGAGGTTGCCGGCGTAGCGGGTGAGGACCGAGCCTTCGTGTTCTTCGAGTTCCTCGAGCATTGCCGTGTCCTGGAGGAGGTAGGCGACGTCGGCGAGTTCGCCGGAGGTCCAGGCGTCGCGGTAGGGGTCCCAGCCGTGTTGTTTGACTTCGAGGGCGCGGGCGACCAGGGCTGTCCGGAGCGCTGCGCGGTCGGCGTCGGTGGGTTGCCTGGTTTTGAGGTGGTCCCAGCTGATCCGTTCTGCGTCGGCCATGGGGTGATTATCGCATCGGTGATCATTCGGCCGCGGTGTTGACCTTGCCCCTGGGGGCAGCATTTAGATT from Nocardia tengchongensis includes:
- a CDS encoding serine hydrolase, which gives rise to MTPPMTALVRIDPDLDAVTTIGPESDPADAGLAGADIEAIWRSVQDWYRMGTTPAIQVCLRHRGHIVLNRAIGYGWGNAPKDAPDADKRLVTPDSPFCGFSTAKGVASAVMFMLIEQGAFALDDRVCDYVPEFSSHGKNRITIGDVMSHSAGVPFITPPYRGSELVLDEELAVRGLADLVPSWRPNRFRVYHAMTGGLIQRLLVQRATGKAMRDHLREQVLEPLGFRWTNFGVRPEDVDSVVPSVRVGPGPSKVWRHLAGRALGGGLSGPTDESAARAFLTAELPSGNLVTTAAELSRFYEILARGGELEGVRIMRPDTLAEATRPARRLPGVAGRVSVAGYELGARRSKFGADTASHFGRSGLTTQYGWADPARSLSGAILTSGKAQADMDRPSRLVAQISTAVRPER
- a CDS encoding glycosyltransferase family 39 protein, whose product is MSVTTAELAPSEPTAPPTDTSDGLSPARRWERLALALLLLGTAAAYLWNISVNAMGNSFYAAAAWSGSRDWKALLFGSLDPGNFITVDKPPVSQWVMGLSGQLFGFSSASMLAPQAIMAVGAVALVYGAVVRATVSRGAGLLAGVVLAVTPVVALMFRFNNPDAVMVLLMTAAAYCTVRALPRASLRWIVLAGVALGFAFLAKMLEGLMVLPALGLAYLIVAPTTLRTRLVHSLAALGALIVSSGWFVLLTILWPADSRPYLAGSKDNTFMDLVLGYNGFARYLGKNHMGGGSNNPFELPEGYQIPEALKQGGFGGGGFGSGPDRMFTGEIGFEISWLLPAALVAFVLVLLSRGRRPRTDLIRGSALVFGLWLVIDSALFSGMKAGMHAYYTLAVAPAIAGCVAIGAHEVWRRRAEAFGRAGGAVLILSAGIWGFVLLQRNSDWQPWLRWTILAATVIAAVGLLVLALPPATRWDRERNRATTVLLIAGVLASLAGSTAYAAATLPQSHTGGSPTVGPARPKPSGPADQFRRQISMLMGGQTDPNLVALLEQTDTEWSAAIDRSSPAAALELASRTPVLAIGGFTSADPAPTLPQFQTMVRNHEITYYLIPEVKLPDSWRVDKPADSSTPAQPNTPQGIWHPAGNKEIFDWVTAHYTATHHFGDMAVYDLTEPAH